ACGGGCCACGCCTTTTGTTCGTCCAGGGCGGCGAGCAAAGACCCGAGGGTGCCTGAGGCCTCAAATGGTTTGTCGTTGTATGATCCCTTGAGGGCCAGCTGCAGAGGGCCCTCGGGACTGGGGGCCTCTGCGGTCAACTTCTCCAGTGTCACCAAATAGCTCTTCCCCGAGACCCCGTCCTTGTATGTGATCCTCGCCTTTTCCATACGCACCTGGTCGAAGGTCAGGGTCGGTAGTCTGGCAGGGCCCTTGGGCGGGGCCTCCTTCGGGGCGGGGGGCTCTGCCTTCTTCGGGGTCTCGAAGGAGAGGTTGGATCTGCCTGACTTATCGGTCTCAAGGAGGATATCCGGCTCCAGCAGTATCAACCTCTTGATCCCGATCTTGCCACTCAGTAGCGGGATGAGGGCCACCTGCACCTCGAAGCGTTTGATCTTGGCCAGCTCGGGCCGCGAGCCCCAAGCCGCATTCTGGAATCTCACTTTATCGACGGCCAGGGCGGGCGTCAGGCCGATCTTCAACTTGATGTCTCCCCCCAGAGCGAGATCCCGGCCGGTGGCCTCCTTAACTGCCTGGGTGATCTGGGGTTTGAGTTCGTTGAAGTCGTAGCTTGAGAGGATGAAGAAGATGGCCACGACGGCGGCCACCACCAGTCCCACGAATATGCCGACTATAGTCTTCCAACGCATGATGTGCCTCCTTAAGAAGCAGGGCAGCTGCAAGGAGAAACCGCCCCAAAGGACACATTCCCTACGATTAGCCGCACCCGACAAGGGAATGCGTCAGTCTAAGGTGGGGCCCCTGCTGGGTCAGTTCGGGAAGCTGGGACGCGCCCCATCAATCGGTGAAAACTGGTGTGCACCTCACGACTCTTTCTCCTCGCCCCCGGGGGCCAGGCAGCGGTAAATGATCCCACCGAGTAGGCCCCCGATGATGGGTGCGACCCAGAAGAGCCAGAGCTGGGACAATGCCCAGCCGCCCACGAACACCGCAGGGCCCGTACTGCGTGCCGGGTTGACCGAGACGTTGGTCACGGGGATTCCGATCAGGTGAATCAGGGTCAGACCTAGGCCGATGGCTATGGGAGCGAAACCCTTGGGGGCCCGTCTGTCCGTTGAGCCAACGATGATCATGAGGAACATCAGGGTGAGGACCACTTCCGAGACGAAACCCGAGAAAAGGGAGTACTTGCCCGGCGAATGTTCTCCGTATCCATTGGATGCCAGGCCCGAGCTCAAGTCAAAGCCCGCCTTGCCGGTCGCGATGAGGCAGAGTATGCCGGCCCCCAGGATCCCCCCCAACACCTGGGCTATGATGTAGGGGAGCAGATCGGACGCCGGAAATCGTCTTCCTGCCCAAAGGCCAAGGGAAACAGCCGGGTTGAGATGACAACCCGAAATATGACCTATGGCATAGGCCATTGTCATCACGGTGAGTCCAAAGGCCAGGGCGACCCCGTGGAACCCAATGCCGAGATTGGGAAACGCCGCTGCCAGCACTGCGCTTCCACACCCCCCGAACACAAGCCAGAAAGTTCCTATGAACTCCGCCGTTGCCTTCCTAAACAATGTCATCTCAAACCTCCTTTGGGTAGGGGAAAAGGGGAAGGGGCGATGGCCGTTTGGCCATCTGGCTGACAGGCATGCGTCATCGAAATTTTGAACTATATAATACAGCTATCACAAAGCCTAACCCAATGCAAATTGCATAGGGACAGCGGTAGCCAAAAATCTTTTATCAGAAAAGGGGAAAGGGTGCCTCCTGAGGACTTCGCCAAAGAACAGTGAAGGGAAGTATCCGGTGGAACACAAGCTAGTGGATCAAAGTTTATTACAGGTATTTGAGGTGATTCATCAACGGGAACTATCGATTCTTGATT
The sequence above is drawn from the bacterium genome and encodes:
- the aqpZ gene encoding aquaporin Z; amino-acid sequence: MTLFRKATAEFIGTFWLVFGGCGSAVLAAAFPNLGIGFHGVALAFGLTVMTMAYAIGHISGCHLNPAVSLGLWAGRRFPASDLLPYIIAQVLGGILGAGILCLIATGKAGFDLSSGLASNGYGEHSPGKYSLFSGFVSEVVLTLMFLMIIVGSTDRRAPKGFAPIAIGLGLTLIHLIGIPVTNVSVNPARSTGPAVFVGGWALSQLWLFWVAPIIGGLLGGIIYRCLAPGGEEKES